Proteins encoded within one genomic window of Cryomorphaceae bacterium 1068:
- the gap gene encoding type I glyceraldehyde-3-phosphate dehydrogenase codes for MIKVAINGFGRIGRLTFRQLLNNSDVEVVAINDLTDAKTLAHLFKYDSSQGGYQGEVSYTGDDHIVIDGKPYKLFAERSPEDLPWKELGVQVVAECTGRFTNQEGASKHITAGAQKVIISAPAKGDVKTVVIGVNDDTLTADDHVVSNASCTTNCLAPIAMVLDREFGIQKGYINTIHAYTADQRMQDAPHSDLRRARAGAFSIIPTTTGAAKAVGLVLPHLKGKLDGNATRVPTITGSITDLVAILDKDVTAEEINAAIKKAANNELKGIVQYTEDPIVSADVIGNPHSSVFDSLMTSTNGNFVKVMSWYDNEFGYASRTAELVAKIVQ; via the coding sequence ATGATAAAAGTTGCAATAAATGGTTTCGGTCGAATAGGAAGACTAACTTTCCGTCAGCTATTGAACAACAGCGACGTTGAGGTGGTAGCCATCAATGACTTGACAGATGCCAAGACTTTGGCCCACCTATTCAAGTATGACAGTAGTCAGGGTGGATACCAAGGTGAAGTATCTTATACGGGAGATGACCATATCGTAATAGACGGTAAACCTTATAAGCTTTTCGCTGAAAGAAGCCCTGAAGATCTTCCTTGGAAGGAACTTGGAGTTCAAGTAGTAGCCGAGTGTACCGGAAGATTCACAAATCAAGAAGGAGCTTCTAAACACATTACTGCGGGAGCACAAAAGGTAATTATTTCAGCGCCGGCAAAAGGCGACGTGAAGACCGTAGTAATTGGTGTAAACGATGACACTTTAACTGCTGATGATCATGTTGTTTCCAATGCTAGCTGCACAACAAACTGTTTGGCGCCTATTGCAATGGTCTTGGATCGGGAGTTCGGGATCCAAAAAGGATACATCAATACCATCCATGCTTACACGGCAGATCAGCGCATGCAAGATGCTCCTCACTCTGATTTGAGAAGAGCTAGGGCGGGTGCATTTTCAATTATCCCAACTACAACGGGAGCTGCGAAAGCAGTAGGACTGGTTCTTCCTCATCTAAAAGGAAAATTGGATGGAAACGCTACTCGAGTTCCAACCATCACCGGTTCCATAACGGATTTAGTTGCAATTCTGGATAAAGACGTGACAGCAGAAGAAATAAATGCAGCCATTAAAAAAGCTGCAAACAATGAATTAAAAGGAATCGTTCAGTACACTGAAGACCCAATTGTATCAGCTGATGTGATTGGAAATCCACACAGCAGTGTTTTTGATTCTTTGATGACGTCTACCAATGGCAATTTTGTAAAAGTAATGTCTTGGTATGACAATGAGTTTGGCTACGCGAGCCGCACCGCAGAACTTGTCGCTAAGATAGTTCAGTAG
- a CDS encoding TIGR00730 family Rossman fold protein: MSNDEKRIKRAFKTKTWNEVKTNDSWAIFKIMSEFVEGFEKLSRIKPCVSIFGSARFTDDDPSYKAAEEIAFQLSQGGYGVVTGGGPGIMEAGNKGAHRGGGDSVGLNIDLPFEQNGNPYIDKDKLITFDYFFVRKVMFVKYSQGFIVMPGGFGTLDELFEALTLIQTGKIGRFPIILYGKDYWEGLLDWIKSTLLENYKSISEQDLELFRLANTPEEAVGHIDAFYQKYMLKPNF; this comes from the coding sequence ATGTCAAATGATGAAAAGCGCATCAAGCGCGCCTTTAAGACAAAAACATGGAATGAAGTAAAAACCAACGATAGTTGGGCAATCTTCAAGATAATGTCAGAATTTGTTGAAGGTTTTGAGAAGCTCTCCCGAATAAAACCTTGTGTTTCTATATTTGGTTCCGCTCGATTTACCGATGATGATCCTTCTTACAAAGCAGCTGAAGAAATAGCTTTCCAGCTAAGCCAAGGCGGCTATGGGGTGGTTACAGGTGGAGGCCCGGGAATTATGGAAGCAGGAAACAAAGGAGCACACCGGGGAGGTGGCGATAGTGTGGGATTGAACATCGATCTACCATTTGAGCAAAACGGAAATCCATACATTGATAAGGATAAGCTGATAACATTCGATTATTTCTTTGTAAGAAAAGTGATGTTTGTGAAGTACTCACAAGGCTTTATCGTCATGCCCGGTGGTTTTGGAACATTGGATGAGCTATTTGAAGCCCTTACCTTGATCCAGACGGGTAAAATAGGCCGGTTTCCAATTATTCTTTACGGTAAAGACTATTGGGAGGGTTTGCTCGATTGGATCAAATCAACATTACTTGAAAACTATAAATCGATTAGCGAACAGGATTTAGAACTATTCCGACTCGCTAATACTCCGGAAGAGGCTGTTGGTCACATCGATGCGTTCTACCAGAAGTATATGCTCAAGCCAAACTTCTAG
- the uvrA gene encoding excinuclease ABC subunit UvrA — MESTETLEKESVEVLGARVHNLQNIDVEIPRNQLVVITGLSGSGKSSLAFDTIYAEGQRRYIETFSAYARQFLGNMERPDVDKITGLSPVISIEQKTISKSPRSTVGTITEIYDFLRLLYARVANAYSYKTGEKMVKYSEDQIVDLIMDTYRDEKIAVLAPVVRGRKGHYRELFQQISKQGYLRVRVDGEVKEITSGMRLDRYKIHDIEIVVDRIVAGEKDKQRLRQSVTTAMDTGKGSMMVMNWDTEEARHFSRDLMCPTTGISYPEPEPNLFSFNSPYGVCKRCNGIGEVSEVDRKKIIPDEKKSIRKGGIAPLGSYKNNWIFRQVEGLLRKYEYDLNSPLKDIDDELLDKILNGTNETVKIDGATGSSEYNVNFEGIINFISRQADENASAPIQRWANSFMNQITCPVCDGARLREEALYFKLDDKNIAEISSWGINKFDVWVNSLEKKLTKTQLRIATEILKEIKNRSGFLMDVGLDYLSLDRSAKTLSGGEAQRIRLATQIGSKLVGVLYILDEPSIGLHQRDNNKLIDSLRNLRDIGNSVIVVEHDKDMILAADHLIDIGPFAGVHGGKIVGEGTVKEVMKSGSLTADYLSGKKRIEIPKKRRKGNGDKITLTGATGNNLKNVNAIFPLGTFTCVTGVSGSGKSTLINQTLYPILNAHVYKGVKKPLTYKSIKGLEKIDKVIEIDQSPIGRTPRSNPATYTGVFTDIRNLYAQLPEAKIRGYKAGRFSFNTTGGRCETCKGAGLKTIEMNFLPDVYVQCETCEGRRYNRETLEVRFRGKSISDVLDMTIESAVAFFEDHPRISLKLKTLFDVGLGYLTLGQPSTTLSGGEAQRIKLASELSKKGTGQTFYILDEPTTGLHFEDIRLLITVLNRLVDQGNTVLVIEHNLDVVKVADYVIDLGPEGGEGGGTIIAKGTPEHVVKKGVGHTAEYLKLELNVK, encoded by the coding sequence TTGGAAAGTACCGAAACCCTTGAAAAAGAAAGTGTCGAAGTTCTCGGCGCCAGAGTACACAACCTTCAGAACATTGATGTAGAAATTCCCAGAAACCAACTTGTGGTCATAACCGGCCTGAGTGGCAGTGGAAAGTCATCCTTGGCATTCGACACGATTTATGCCGAAGGCCAGAGAAGATATATCGAAACCTTCTCTGCCTATGCTCGGCAGTTCCTAGGCAACATGGAAAGGCCCGATGTGGATAAGATCACAGGGCTCAGTCCTGTGATCAGTATCGAGCAAAAAACCATCAGCAAAAGTCCCCGGTCGACCGTGGGTACGATTACTGAGATTTACGACTTCCTCAGATTGCTCTATGCCAGAGTAGCAAACGCATACTCATACAAGACAGGCGAAAAGATGGTGAAGTACAGCGAAGATCAAATTGTTGACTTGATCATGGATACTTACCGTGATGAAAAAATAGCGGTTCTGGCTCCCGTCGTAAGAGGAAGAAAAGGACATTATCGGGAACTTTTCCAGCAAATCAGCAAACAGGGATACCTGCGCGTCAGAGTTGATGGTGAAGTAAAGGAGATCACGAGTGGAATGAGGCTCGATCGCTACAAGATTCACGATATTGAGATAGTCGTAGACCGCATAGTGGCAGGTGAAAAAGACAAGCAACGCCTTCGTCAGAGCGTTACCACGGCCATGGATACCGGAAAAGGCTCGATGATGGTCATGAATTGGGATACTGAAGAAGCACGCCATTTCAGCCGCGATTTGATGTGCCCTACTACGGGTATCTCTTACCCCGAACCCGAACCAAATTTGTTTTCCTTCAACTCACCTTATGGAGTGTGCAAAAGATGCAATGGTATCGGTGAAGTAAGCGAGGTGGATCGGAAAAAAATTATTCCCGATGAGAAAAAATCGATTCGAAAAGGAGGAATCGCGCCACTTGGCTCTTACAAGAATAACTGGATATTCAGACAAGTAGAAGGGCTCTTGCGGAAATACGAGTACGATCTCAACTCCCCACTGAAGGACATAGACGATGAGCTGCTCGATAAGATTCTAAATGGTACAAATGAGACTGTAAAAATCGATGGCGCGACAGGTTCTAGCGAGTACAACGTAAACTTTGAAGGTATCATCAATTTCATTTCTCGCCAGGCCGATGAAAATGCTTCCGCTCCGATACAGCGCTGGGCGAATAGTTTTATGAACCAGATCACCTGCCCGGTTTGTGATGGTGCCCGACTCAGAGAGGAAGCCCTATACTTCAAACTTGATGACAAAAACATTGCTGAAATATCAAGTTGGGGAATCAACAAGTTTGATGTTTGGGTAAATTCTTTGGAAAAGAAATTGACCAAGACCCAACTGAGAATTGCAACGGAGATTCTTAAAGAAATCAAAAATCGCTCTGGGTTCTTAATGGATGTAGGCTTGGATTACTTGTCCTTGGATCGCAGCGCCAAAACCTTGTCAGGCGGTGAAGCTCAGCGAATTCGTTTGGCTACTCAAATCGGATCAAAACTGGTTGGAGTTCTCTATATTCTGGACGAGCCAAGCATTGGACTCCACCAAAGAGACAATAACAAGCTGATTGACTCTTTGAGAAATCTTAGAGATATCGGGAATAGCGTAATCGTTGTTGAGCATGACAAAGACATGATTCTGGCAGCTGATCACCTCATCGACATTGGCCCGTTTGCGGGAGTCCATGGAGGTAAGATTGTAGGTGAAGGCACTGTCAAAGAAGTAATGAAGTCAGGTTCACTTACTGCAGACTACCTATCTGGGAAAAAGAGAATCGAAATACCAAAAAAACGCAGAAAAGGTAATGGTGATAAAATCACCTTGACTGGGGCTACGGGCAATAACCTGAAAAATGTGAATGCCATCTTTCCTTTGGGCACTTTCACTTGCGTGACTGGAGTATCGGGAAGTGGCAAGTCTACACTGATCAATCAAACCCTCTACCCCATCCTCAACGCTCATGTATATAAAGGGGTAAAGAAGCCATTGACCTACAAGAGCATCAAGGGACTGGAGAAGATTGATAAGGTGATTGAAATAGATCAATCACCTATTGGCAGGACGCCAAGAAGCAATCCCGCCACTTACACGGGAGTTTTCACAGACATCAGGAATCTTTATGCGCAGTTGCCGGAAGCAAAAATCAGGGGATACAAGGCAGGAAGGTTTTCATTTAACACTACAGGTGGAAGATGCGAAACATGCAAAGGCGCTGGACTGAAGACTATTGAGATGAATTTCTTACCGGATGTCTATGTGCAATGTGAAACTTGTGAAGGCAGAAGGTATAACCGCGAAACGCTGGAAGTTCGCTTTCGAGGTAAATCCATTAGTGATGTACTCGACATGACAATTGAGTCTGCTGTTGCATTTTTTGAAGATCATCCAAGAATTTCGTTGAAGCTGAAAACTCTTTTTGATGTTGGATTGGGTTATTTGACTTTAGGCCAACCGAGTACTACATTATCGGGAGGTGAGGCACAAAGGATAAAGCTAGCCTCTGAGTTGAGTAAAAAAGGTACAGGACAGACATTTTACATTTTAGATGAACCTACCACCGGACTACATTTTGAAGATATTCGTTTATTAATCACTGTTCTGAATCGACTAGTCGACCAAGGAAACACCGTTTTGGTGATAGAACACAACTTGGATGTAGTGAAAGTGGCCGACTATGTTATAGATTTAGGTCCTGAAGGTGGAGAAGGAGGCGGAACGATTATTGCCAAGGGCACTCCCGAACATGTTGTAAAAAAGGGAGTCGGCCACACTGCTGAATACTTAAAACTCGAATTGAATGTCAAATGA
- a CDS encoding T9SS type A sorting domain-containing protein translates to MANDCLTANLISSEEDFADSELAGSFVGAGFSGDAQCAGPGGSDDVWYSFVAIATRHGVQATGSGDLNLAIEVYDACGGTLLTCRNNAGVGATENAILTGLTVGNTYIYRVYHVGSTPVSTEFTSAVAHIPFVELVASNCGTLDYNTNNVIRATNPSNTSNFTNYQFRFVEQEAPFNTYVITSPNGTNPNFLLEWFPQIEYGRTYEVSVRVRAIVPAYGDYGNSCIIGLQNNVLTTTLENQYSNGFFDFCDIIGATKVALSTQYRWTFLDFGSNPPVQTEVIGLSDSRLLNLYRVPDLQLGTTYIVSVFATVAGQESNSGGLRFINMNNAVPNTGLNSNVYPCGQTYPISSFLQANEVCRADSYTWRFTNTTSVQAPLFYTRDDGSRFVDLDFVTGLIEGDSYDVEVLAAQGGLIGDYSTICNITIGPSENPNLLMSQSTISFDPSDNSGIESFSIAAMEPNWEIDLSTVSNTPGLYNLTLSSEDFGQTAMIEVYDLNGRRIDVVSPVLSVGATEQLNLSYLPQGIYLLRVFNGVHQETRKITTF, encoded by the coding sequence ATGGCAAATGATTGTTTGACTGCAAATCTCATTTCATCGGAAGAAGATTTTGCTGATTCAGAGCTTGCAGGATCTTTTGTAGGAGCAGGGTTTTCTGGCGATGCACAGTGCGCAGGCCCGGGAGGAAGTGATGATGTATGGTATAGTTTTGTTGCTATTGCGACACGCCATGGTGTGCAAGCTACAGGTTCAGGAGATTTGAACTTGGCTATTGAGGTGTATGATGCATGCGGTGGAACCTTGCTCACCTGCAGGAACAATGCTGGTGTTGGAGCGACAGAAAATGCAATATTAACCGGGCTTACCGTTGGAAACACATACATCTATCGTGTTTATCATGTTGGTTCTACTCCTGTATCAACGGAATTTACCAGTGCAGTTGCTCACATTCCATTTGTGGAATTGGTCGCTTCCAATTGCGGCACTCTCGATTACAACACGAATAATGTGATTCGTGCTACTAATCCATCAAACACCTCCAATTTTACCAATTACCAATTTCGATTTGTTGAACAAGAGGCACCGTTTAATACTTATGTCATCACATCACCAAACGGAACAAATCCCAATTTTCTTTTGGAGTGGTTTCCGCAAATTGAATATGGAAGAACTTACGAGGTGAGTGTTCGGGTTAGAGCTATTGTACCCGCATACGGAGATTATGGAAATTCATGCATTATTGGTCTGCAGAATAACGTACTAACCACAACACTAGAAAACCAGTATTCTAATGGCTTTTTTGATTTCTGTGATATAATCGGAGCAACCAAAGTTGCCCTTTCAACTCAATATAGATGGACTTTTTTGGACTTTGGCTCTAATCCTCCTGTACAAACCGAAGTAATTGGTTTGTCGGATAGCAGGTTGCTCAACCTGTATCGAGTCCCTGATTTACAGTTAGGAACTACTTACATTGTTTCAGTATTTGCCACTGTGGCCGGGCAGGAAAGTAATTCCGGCGGATTGAGGTTTATTAATATGAATAATGCTGTTCCAAACACAGGCCTCAACAGTAATGTCTACCCATGTGGACAGACTTATCCCATCAGTTCCTTTCTGCAGGCCAATGAGGTTTGTAGAGCGGATTCGTATACTTGGAGATTCACGAACACTACCTCAGTTCAAGCACCACTTTTTTATACTAGAGACGACGGTAGCCGCTTTGTTGACTTAGATTTTGTGACTGGCCTAATAGAAGGAGATAGTTATGATGTAGAAGTCTTAGCGGCGCAAGGAGGGTTAATCGGAGACTACTCGACGATTTGTAATATCACCATTGGCCCATCCGAAAATCCGAATCTGTTGATGTCGCAGTCCACGATATCATTTGATCCAAGTGACAACTCTGGAATAGAATCATTTTCCATAGCTGCAATGGAGCCCAATTGGGAAATAGATTTGTCTACAGTCTCTAACACTCCCGGCTTGTACAATTTGACCTTGTCATCTGAAGACTTCGGCCAAACAGCAATGATTGAAGTTTATGACCTCAACGGCCGTAGGATTGACGTGGTGAGTCCGGTTTTATCAGTTGGAGCAACTGAACAATTAAATCTTTCTTACCTACCTCAGGGCATTTATTTGCTTAGAGTATTTAATGGTGTCCATCAAGAAACCAGAAAGATAACGACCTTCTAA
- a CDS encoding ComEC/Rec2 family competence protein, translating to MELFLHQAPLVRILVPLLLGLISALNFDSCSDLKLVWISAVLVIIGLLFSLNRIWKNMLKNHYFGILSVAAFFLLGMALGYRAISVQTGPPEGSSFLAVIESSPIEKPNSYAVHLKVFKVQIDSQLYRSCNARIIAYVSKDNFDSRIVPGNSIQFSGSISNLDQELYPNQFDYGRYLRNTGISGSVYIPRWSYEVISVHHFSLKGKLNKLRGNLLEKLNEDSIPTKEFGVISALLVGDRSFLDPQLRSDFADAGAVHILAVSGLHVGIIYLLFLTILNFLFKKNAKLLKFILVLLMLWGYAALTGFSPSVLRAATMFSFIALGKFNKRYTNTYNMIAASALVLLVINPLLITQIGFQLSYLAVLGIVFFHPIFYASLDFKNKYISMLWSLFCVSFAAQLATFPLSIYYFNQFPLLFFITNILVIPLASIILYSGIAWVLLLWVPYASDVMGWVTIRWTWLLNWIIETINTLPFAKIDGLYLSSLSAFIIYVVIILITIFLLKPATRVLRLLILATACLLFLFLNRRIGVVLQDDVLLPLLGESPTIIRLVQDEMIVYSQDTATFSANWRREIYPYLLTKGVRDPEKIRFVNLDEDNDILNVRMSENSSEGHHIIWNLREERIHTANRKEPARVFHESNAPLFQIESYDLIRFSNDSLLLQK from the coding sequence ATGGAACTTTTTCTGCACCAAGCGCCTCTGGTGCGTATTCTTGTACCTCTTTTGTTGGGGCTGATATCAGCTCTCAATTTTGATTCATGTTCAGACTTGAAACTAGTCTGGATATCAGCCGTTTTGGTGATCATAGGATTGCTTTTCTCCCTAAATAGGATTTGGAAGAATATGTTGAAGAATCACTATTTTGGAATACTTTCAGTTGCCGCATTTTTTCTCTTAGGAATGGCATTGGGATATCGAGCAATAAGTGTGCAAACAGGCCCTCCAGAAGGAAGTAGCTTTTTGGCAGTGATAGAATCTTCTCCCATTGAGAAACCAAATAGCTATGCTGTTCATCTCAAGGTATTCAAAGTTCAGATCGATTCACAGCTCTATCGATCGTGCAACGCTAGAATAATCGCCTACGTGTCAAAAGATAATTTTGACTCACGGATAGTCCCGGGCAATTCCATCCAATTTTCCGGGAGTATTTCAAATTTAGATCAAGAGCTTTACCCGAATCAATTTGATTATGGAAGGTATCTTCGCAATACAGGAATTTCGGGTTCCGTATATATACCTCGTTGGTCTTATGAAGTCATTTCCGTCCATCATTTTTCTTTAAAAGGGAAGCTCAATAAACTCCGAGGAAATCTTCTTGAAAAGCTGAACGAAGATTCCATTCCGACTAAGGAATTCGGCGTAATTTCGGCTCTGCTAGTAGGCGACAGGTCCTTCCTTGACCCTCAACTGAGAAGTGATTTTGCAGATGCAGGAGCTGTTCACATCCTAGCTGTAAGTGGCCTGCATGTTGGGATAATCTATTTGCTGTTTCTCACTATCCTCAACTTTTTATTTAAAAAGAACGCCAAGCTTTTAAAGTTCATATTGGTCCTATTGATGCTTTGGGGATATGCCGCGCTCACGGGATTCTCGCCTTCCGTGCTTCGCGCTGCTACGATGTTCAGCTTTATTGCCTTAGGAAAATTTAATAAGCGCTATACGAATACGTATAACATGATTGCTGCAAGCGCTCTTGTTCTGCTTGTGATCAATCCGCTATTAATTACTCAAATTGGTTTCCAGCTCTCCTATTTGGCAGTTTTGGGCATTGTGTTTTTTCATCCGATTTTTTATGCTTCACTCGATTTTAAGAATAAGTACATCAGTATGTTGTGGTCATTATTCTGTGTCTCTTTTGCCGCGCAACTAGCTACTTTTCCATTGAGTATTTACTACTTCAATCAATTCCCTTTGCTATTTTTTATTACGAATATTTTAGTTATTCCCTTGGCCTCAATAATTTTATATTCAGGAATTGCCTGGGTCTTGCTTCTTTGGGTTCCATATGCCTCGGATGTCATGGGGTGGGTAACCATAAGGTGGACGTGGCTTTTGAATTGGATTATCGAGACGATCAATACATTGCCTTTTGCAAAGATTGATGGGCTCTATTTGAGCAGTCTTTCTGCCTTTATTATCTATGTCGTAATTATTCTCATAACGATCTTTCTGTTGAAGCCCGCAACTAGAGTTTTGAGGCTATTGATATTGGCCACAGCCTGCTTGCTTTTTCTTTTTTTAAACCGCCGAATTGGTGTCGTTTTGCAGGACGATGTTCTTCTTCCTTTATTGGGAGAAAGTCCCACTATCATCAGATTAGTTCAAGATGAAATGATAGTGTACAGCCAAGATACAGCAACGTTCAGCGCAAATTGGCGGAGAGAGATCTATCCTTATTTGCTCACGAAAGGAGTACGCGACCCTGAAAAGATTCGGTTTGTAAATCTTGACGAAGACAATGACATTCTCAATGTCCGCATGTCAGAAAATTCATCTGAGGGACATCATATTATTTGGAATCTTAGAGAAGAGAGAATACACACCGCAAACAGAAAAGAACCTGCGCGAGTATTTCATGAATCCAATGCGCCTTTGTTTCAAATAGAGTCCTACGATCTTATTCGTTTTTCAAACGATTCGCTTCTTCTTCAGAAATGA
- a CDS encoding SPOR domain-containing protein, producing MAQSDSTATISSEKLFRPQVGLNTGLINYFGDVGSLDGLSQQSQMNWGQSLSLVSPLTDAFSLRAFAFFGKITQEERIEGGNANFSTPIRMGGLSLSYNFDHILPKTRTVEPYVSLGISTFEFNSKSDLMDANGEIYHYWSDGTIRSLAENAPNKSDANTLTRDYTYESDLRATDENTGLPYALRGMSMPIGVGANLKINDFFTLNMGTEFHLSFTDNIDNISDQPNSRSGNDHFLFSSIGILYNLHHEKKSQVEKSSGLEFDEIEFEDEDIDGIADIIDLCPFTKEGIAIDEYGCPLDTDNDGVADYRDGELTTPEGNLVDLDGVTLTDVAIQNIYLTYKDSIGNLSYQKSKKETADFDRQSIKLRGRSKGYRVRIANTENLDGLAISKLLSIADIRGSEDENGLNYFIGDFNSLEEAHSRMRQLQEMNYETELVYNDFGTFNSVDDTELALIEKSSESFFSNPDQTTFRVQIGAYRYRLSDNIFKEINDVLVITGQDGLTRYVSGSFDNIKDAAEHRIELLLNGFEGSFVTAYKGGKRISLKEAGARVSKKEVITGTPATGGISTEYVDYSVQLGSFSGRVPAEMLSKFIELDDVSPMRGSNGTTKYIYKSFNDIQQAREALSLLKAKGFEDAMIIGLFNGQIISEEEANRLKNE from the coding sequence ATGGCCCAATCAGACTCAACAGCTACAATAAGCAGCGAAAAACTATTCAGACCTCAAGTGGGTTTGAATACTGGTTTGATCAATTATTTTGGTGACGTTGGTAGTTTGGATGGTTTAAGCCAGCAATCTCAAATGAACTGGGGACAGAGTCTCTCACTAGTTTCGCCACTGACAGATGCCTTTAGCCTCCGAGCATTTGCATTTTTTGGAAAAATCACGCAAGAAGAAAGAATTGAAGGTGGCAATGCTAATTTCAGCACTCCCATACGTATGGGCGGACTTAGTCTTTCTTACAATTTTGACCATATTCTTCCTAAAACAAGAACCGTAGAGCCTTACGTTTCTCTGGGTATATCAACATTTGAATTCAATTCAAAATCAGACCTAATGGATGCCAATGGAGAAATCTATCACTATTGGTCGGATGGAACGATAAGAAGTTTGGCGGAAAACGCTCCTAACAAGAGTGACGCCAATACACTTACAAGGGACTATACTTACGAATCTGACCTAAGAGCTACAGATGAAAACACGGGCTTACCCTATGCATTGAGAGGCATGAGTATGCCTATCGGAGTTGGAGCGAATTTGAAAATCAACGATTTCTTTACCTTAAATATGGGTACTGAGTTTCATTTGAGTTTTACGGATAATATTGACAACATTTCGGATCAACCGAATAGTCGATCAGGAAATGATCACTTCTTGTTTTCATCGATTGGTATTCTCTACAACCTCCATCACGAAAAGAAATCTCAGGTCGAGAAATCTTCAGGACTTGAATTTGATGAGATCGAATTTGAAGATGAAGACATTGATGGCATTGCGGACATAATCGACCTCTGCCCTTTCACAAAAGAAGGCATTGCCATAGACGAATATGGTTGTCCATTGGATACTGATAATGATGGAGTAGCCGACTATCGGGATGGTGAATTAACAACCCCAGAAGGTAACCTGGTTGACCTGGATGGAGTGACGCTAACAGATGTCGCTATTCAAAACATCTACTTGACCTACAAGGATAGCATAGGAAACCTTAGTTACCAGAAGAGCAAAAAAGAAACTGCCGATTTCGATAGACAATCGATCAAATTAAGAGGGAGAAGCAAAGGCTATAGAGTCAGAATTGCCAACACAGAAAACTTAGACGGTCTGGCAATTTCAAAACTGCTGAGTATAGCAGACATACGTGGAAGTGAGGACGAAAATGGTTTGAACTATTTCATTGGCGATTTCAATAGTTTAGAGGAAGCTCATAGTAGAATGAGACAACTTCAAGAAATGAATTATGAAACAGAATTGGTCTACAATGATTTTGGCACGTTCAACAGTGTAGACGATACTGAACTTGCTCTGATTGAAAAGAGTTCGGAGTCATTCTTTTCAAATCCTGATCAAACGACTTTCCGAGTCCAGATCGGTGCGTACCGCTATAGGCTATCGGACAATATTTTTAAAGAGATTAATGATGTCTTGGTAATAACCGGTCAAGACGGACTCACACGCTATGTTAGTGGATCATTCGATAACATTAAGGATGCTGCCGAGCATAGAATCGAATTGCTTCTAAATGGATTTGAAGGCTCCTTTGTAACAGCTTATAAAGGCGGTAAGCGAATATCGTTGAAAGAAGCAGGAGCCAGAGTGAGCAAAAAAGAGGTCATAACAGGAACTCCCGCAACAGGTGGTATCAGTACAGAGTACGTAGACTATTCAGTACAGCTTGGTTCTTTCTCAGGGAGAGTTCCTGCCGAAATGTTGAGCAAATTCATCGAACTCGATGACGTAAGCCCAATGAGAGGATCGAATGGTACCACGAAATATATCTATAAATCTTTCAATGATATTCAACAGGCCCGGGAAGCTTTATCTCTGCTTAAAGCGAAAGGTTTTGAAGATGCCATGATAATAGGCTTGTTCAACGGGCAAATCATTTCTGAAGAAGAAGCGAATCGTTTGAAAAACGAATAA